A window of the Candidatus Zixiibacteriota bacterium genome harbors these coding sequences:
- the mnmG gene encoding tRNA uridine-5-carboxymethylaminomethyl(34) synthesis enzyme MnmG, translating into MNHPEFDIVVIGGGHAGVEAALAAVRMGQTAAIVTMDSKRLALMSCNPAIGGIGKSQLVKELDALGGLMGEAIDATGIQFRRLNLSRGPAVWSTRAQADRIAYNQYVVDFVARQERLEVIEALAGEILVEQGRVTGIRTESGELIGSKAVVVATGTFLGGLIHIGEKKIAAGRIGENAAYRLSDSFRDLGFELGRLKTGTPPRLDGDSIDWSKCEIQSGENPIPYFSHRTRYREFAQTPCHLTSTTSGTREIISANFKRSPIFSGQIQSRGPRYCPSIEDKFFRFADKEKHHIFLEPEGNGTNEVYPNGFSTALPEEVQHAAIRTVVGLENVRVTRPGYAVEYDYCPTHQIKPSLETRRVRGLFFAGQINGTSGYEEAAAQGIMAGINAVRYLRYEPPFILDRSEAYIGVMIDDLVTRSTTEPYRMFTSRSEYRLALREDNARDRLSAYADQLGLIPCSEHDEFERLQSKTAAEIKLLAKTRLRNTSLGSLGERIRKSETVSLADLLRQPGIGISELIPILAQFDGQFSKDPQVLERAAIQIRYEGYVEKQEREIAKFKKLEGELIPDLFTYDRISGLRNEAREKFTRFRPSSLGQAGRIEGITPGDVAVLSVHLKRFKTSRSSELRPS; encoded by the coding sequence ATGAATCATCCTGAATTCGACATAGTGGTCATTGGCGGCGGCCATGCGGGAGTGGAAGCGGCGCTCGCGGCGGTCCGCATGGGTCAGACGGCCGCTATCGTGACCATGGACTCAAAGCGGCTGGCCCTTATGTCCTGCAACCCGGCGATCGGAGGGATCGGCAAGTCTCAACTCGTGAAGGAACTGGATGCGCTCGGCGGTCTTATGGGGGAGGCCATCGATGCCACCGGCATACAGTTCCGTCGGCTCAACCTCTCGCGCGGTCCGGCTGTATGGTCTACCCGGGCCCAGGCGGACCGGATCGCTTACAACCAGTATGTCGTCGATTTCGTCGCCAGGCAGGAACGCCTTGAGGTGATCGAAGCTTTAGCCGGCGAGATACTCGTTGAACAGGGAAGAGTGACCGGTATTCGCACGGAGTCGGGCGAGCTCATTGGATCAAAAGCGGTGGTGGTGGCCACCGGTACGTTTCTCGGAGGACTGATTCATATAGGGGAGAAGAAGATAGCGGCTGGGAGAATTGGCGAGAACGCGGCATATCGGCTATCTGATTCGTTCCGAGATCTTGGCTTCGAACTTGGCCGTCTAAAGACCGGGACACCTCCGCGTTTGGATGGCGACAGTATCGATTGGTCGAAATGCGAGATTCAGTCTGGTGAGAACCCAATCCCGTACTTCTCGCATCGTACGCGTTACAGGGAATTTGCGCAGACGCCGTGCCATTTGACGAGCACAACCTCGGGAACGCGAGAGATCATCTCGGCCAATTTCAAGCGCTCGCCCATCTTTTCCGGTCAGATTCAATCCCGCGGACCGCGTTACTGCCCATCAATCGAAGACAAGTTCTTTCGGTTCGCGGACAAAGAGAAGCATCATATCTTCCTTGAGCCGGAAGGGAACGGTACCAACGAAGTCTATCCGAACGGCTTTTCAACGGCACTTCCTGAGGAGGTCCAGCATGCCGCGATACGAACGGTGGTCGGGCTGGAGAATGTCCGGGTAACGCGGCCCGGGTATGCCGTCGAATATGACTACTGTCCCACTCATCAGATCAAGCCTTCGCTTGAGACCAGGCGTGTGCGGGGGCTATTTTTCGCCGGACAGATAAACGGGACTTCCGGCTACGAAGAGGCTGCGGCACAAGGTATTATGGCAGGTATCAATGCTGTCAGATACCTTCGATATGAGCCCCCATTTATACTCGACCGCTCGGAGGCATACATAGGTGTCATGATTGATGACCTGGTTACGCGGTCGACCACCGAGCCGTACCGGATGTTCACCTCGCGGTCAGAATACCGGCTGGCGCTTCGAGAGGACAATGCTCGTGACCGGTTGTCCGCCTATGCCGACCAGCTCGGATTGATTCCTTGCAGTGAACATGACGAATTCGAACGTCTACAAAGCAAGACGGCAGCAGAGATCAAACTCCTCGCCAAGACGCGGCTGCGCAATACAAGTCTTGGGAGTCTTGGTGAACGGATTCGTAAGAGCGAAACAGTCAGCCTGGCGGATCTGCTTCGGCAACCGGGCATCGGGATATCTGAGCTGATTCCAATACTGGCCCAATTCGACGGTCAGTTCTCTAAAGACCCGCAAGTCCTCGAGCGGGCCGCCATTCAGATTCGATATGAGGGGTACGTGGAGAAACAGGAGCGTGAGATCGCAAAGTTCAAGAAGCTGGAGGGAGAGTTGATACCGGACCTGTTCACATACGATAGAATCTCAGGGCTCCGTAACGAAGCCCGGGAGAAGTTCACTCGGTTCCGGCCGTCATCGCTCGGTCAGGCCGGACGGATCGAGGGGATCACCCCTGGCGACGTGGCGGTGCTCTCGGTCCATCTCAAGCGGTTTAAGACCTCGCGCTCGTCCGAGCTTCGCCCCAGCTGA
- a CDS encoding RsmG family class I SAM-dependent methyltransferase, with the protein MASPLTLDIQALLERSSPAHRLDQYFKLLMQENQKVNLVSRETSRATFDRIVAESLFPCDHLDLHVGPFLDIGSGGGVPAIPLLLSGRVSGPSVLVERTQKKAAALDRIADELGLSVRVIDRTFEDIRLHDRFELITLSYVKLTARLLEKILAALSPEGTFVYYSTPDFKPAQCRHETISFIVKGDTVVRSFTVFRTN; encoded by the coding sequence ATGGCCTCCCCGCTCACACTCGATATACAGGCTCTGTTGGAACGGTCCAGTCCCGCACACCGGCTGGACCAGTATTTCAAACTTCTGATGCAGGAAAATCAGAAGGTAAACCTGGTTTCACGTGAAACATCCCGCGCGACCTTCGATCGAATCGTGGCCGAATCTCTATTCCCATGCGACCATCTCGACCTTCACGTGGGACCTTTTCTCGATATTGGTTCGGGAGGGGGAGTGCCGGCCATTCCGCTTCTTCTGTCTGGTCGAGTTTCCGGACCCAGCGTCCTGGTCGAGCGAACGCAGAAAAAAGCGGCGGCGCTGGATCGCATTGCCGATGAGCTCGGCTTGTCGGTCCGCGTTATCGACCGTACATTTGAAGATATCAGGCTTCACGATCGATTCGAGCTGATCACGCTATCTTATGTGAAGTTGACCGCTCGCCTTCTTGAAAAGATCCTCGCCGCTCTTTCACCGGAAGGCACATTCGTCTATTACTCCACTCCGGATTTCAAACCAGCGCAATGCCGGCATGAGACGATTTCTTTCATCGTGAAGGGGGACACAGTGGTACGTTCATTCACCGTTTTCCGTACGAACTAA
- a CDS encoding C25 family cysteine peptidase, protein MIWTRFVGSTLLLAVAVTAQTPVSGTVPEVIKNNISPQVTQETNASLPLARVKTRSLADSIPCIIITNQAMEAAFEPYAIFKTKHGSNTKIVTSESIATTYPGDSSQIKIRNCIRDYHETKHTLWVILGGDIDIIKPMYPRCMLTDVMSDLY, encoded by the coding sequence ATGATATGGACGAGATTTGTTGGAAGCACCCTGTTGCTCGCGGTGGCGGTGACAGCTCAAACACCGGTGAGTGGCACCGTCCCTGAGGTGATCAAGAATAACATCTCACCGCAAGTCACGCAGGAAACAAACGCTTCTCTGCCGTTAGCAAGGGTCAAGACTCGATCGTTGGCTGATTCGATTCCCTGTATAATAATCACCAATCAGGCGATGGAAGCTGCGTTTGAACCATACGCCATTTTCAAAACCAAGCATGGAAGCAACACGAAAATAGTGACTTCTGAGTCCATTGCGACAACCTATCCCGGAGACAGTTCACAGATCAAAATACGTAATTGCATCCGCGATTATCATGAAACAAAGCACACGTTGTGGGTAATCCTCGGCGGTGATATCGACATCATCAAGCCGATGTATCCCCGCTGTATGCTGACTGACGTGATGAGCGATTTGTACTAG
- the mnmE gene encoding tRNA uridine-5-carboxymethylaminomethyl(34) synthesis GTPase MnmE — MLHPESKQSAESPSAEDTIAAIITPPGEGGVAALRLAGPRSRAICSRHFRSTSKNRSPWRPFVMRYGHFHTAESTVIDEIMVVYMPAGRSYTGLEQVELFCHGGRQVVRLILDELLRSGARAAEPGEFTRLAFENGRIDLARAEAVAELIAANTMSAYQASREHLLGAYSEHISMLRDQLVRIMAEFESMIDFPDEEIPQMEQTQLTTQIDDIAAKIRTLLQSYAGGRIINEGFRIAIAGRPNAGKSSLFNLLLRQERALVNPRPGTTRDYLSEWVELGGVAVNIIDTAGLRQGGGAIERLGQKRTKEIMRECHLVIWMVDISKAGWVKSLDNDVKALPVNNIIIVGNKIDLLGEKQAHNNLSNNEIIFMSCSKKSGFKNLEAALVKRIADQMPDMTAGLVVTSARHKQKLNIALRSLIDVRKKTVAGDSPEIVAFSIRQATNALDEITGRLYTEEVLGHIFGKFCIGK, encoded by the coding sequence ATGCTACATCCGGAATCGAAACAGAGCGCCGAAAGTCCGTCGGCGGAAGACACAATCGCAGCGATCATCACGCCTCCCGGAGAGGGGGGAGTCGCCGCGCTCAGACTGGCGGGTCCACGAAGCCGAGCCATCTGCTCTCGTCATTTTCGGTCGACATCGAAAAATCGTTCCCCCTGGCGCCCGTTCGTCATGCGGTACGGCCACTTTCACACGGCCGAAAGTACTGTTATCGACGAAATCATGGTGGTCTATATGCCCGCCGGTCGCTCGTACACCGGCCTCGAACAGGTCGAGCTGTTCTGCCACGGTGGCCGACAGGTGGTGCGCCTGATCCTCGATGAACTGCTTCGCTCCGGTGCCCGTGCCGCCGAGCCCGGAGAGTTTACCAGACTGGCGTTCGAGAACGGGCGGATCGACCTCGCCCGTGCGGAGGCGGTCGCCGAACTGATCGCCGCTAACACCATGTCAGCGTACCAGGCATCACGGGAGCACCTGCTGGGAGCATACTCGGAGCATATTTCGATGCTCCGGGACCAGTTGGTGAGAATCATGGCTGAGTTCGAGTCGATGATCGACTTCCCTGACGAAGAGATTCCGCAGATGGAACAAACGCAACTGACCACGCAGATTGACGACATTGCGGCCAAGATCAGAACTCTGCTTCAGAGCTATGCCGGCGGTCGTATCATTAACGAAGGGTTCAGAATCGCGATTGCAGGACGGCCGAATGCCGGCAAGTCTTCGCTATTTAATCTTCTGCTCCGCCAGGAACGAGCACTTGTGAATCCACGACCCGGCACTACGCGCGACTATCTCTCCGAATGGGTCGAGCTTGGGGGGGTTGCTGTTAACATCATCGACACCGCCGGGCTGAGACAAGGGGGGGGAGCGATAGAGCGACTTGGCCAGAAACGAACCAAGGAAATCATGCGCGAGTGCCACTTGGTCATCTGGATGGTGGACATTTCGAAAGCAGGTTGGGTAAAGTCACTTGATAATGACGTTAAGGCATTGCCAGTGAACAACATAATAATTGTAGGCAACAAGATCGATCTGCTTGGGGAAAAGCAAGCACATAACAACTTGTCCAACAACGAGATAATATTCATGTCGTGCTCAAAAAAATCAGGGTTCAAGAATCTCGAAGCAGCTCTGGTAAAACGAATTGCCGATCAGATGCCGGACATGACAGCTGGGCTGGTGGTGACATCGGCTCGGCATAAGCAGAAGCTGAATATTGCCTTACGCTCGCTGATAGATGTCCGAAAGAAGACGGTTGCGGGAGATTCCCCTGAGATCGTGGCGTTCAGCATTCGGCAGGCAACCAACGCACTCGATGAAATAACAGGAAGATTGTACACCGAAGAGGTTCTCGGTCATATATTTGGCAAATTCTGTATTGGCAAGTAG